TAATTACCAGCACGCCGGTATAGTCCACGCTGCTAAACTGAATCATCTGCCGGGATTTTTCGCGGCGTAACTGCTGCTGCCGATAAGCCTCAACGCTCGCCTGGCGCAGGGAGAATCCATTCTGTTCGCCCTGACGCGCCAACCACGCCAGCGCTGCCTGCTGCTGATAAGGCCAGATATCCTGGCTATCGCCCTGCATTTTACGCTGACGTTTCGCCTCCATCAGCAAATCGTGACGCTTACCGTTTTTGCAAACCGTCGGATTGGCGCGCAAGTTAAACCGCAGCGTCTGCCCCGCGCTCAGCGTTGGCACAAACGGGCGAGTCTGCACGTCAAAAATCGCGCTGGCGGCAGGCTGTTCCTGCGAGAGGACAAAAAAGCGAAACGCGCCCTGTAACTCTTCGCGGCGATAAAGAAACTGCCGTTCCTTGCCGCCGGGAAATAGCTCCCATAACCACTGGTGCATCACGTACTCGCCGCGCTCCACCAGATGCAAGAGCTGTGCAGGCGAAAGCTCGCTGGTGTGCAGCGTTATTCTTGAGAGATACACGCGTCCTCCTTGCGGAGCCACGGCCCCTGATTCACGCTACGTTCACCGAACAGCCATTGCTGGCGGCTCAACGGCATATCGCGACGACGTAAAATTTTGTTCGCCGTTAAGCCATCGTGTTCACCTTCCCACCAGCATTCATTCTGTAATCTGGGGAGAGTCAGTTTCAGCGCATTGAATTGATCCTGATACCGACGATATGCTTCACGCAGGACATCCGCCGCGCGTCCTTCCAGCAGTTGCGGCGCAAGCGGCAACGCCAGAGGGTGACTTTTGCGCCCCAGATACAGCGGGAATACAGGATGTTGTAACGACGTCTGAAGTTGCGCCAACGTGTAAGGCGCGTCCGGCGTCGCGCTGACAGCGATCATCCACCAGGCGTCGGTGTAGTAGTCGCGTCGGGAAATCAGCGCGCTCAGTAACTCAGGATCCTGTAACTCTTCGCGACGGCTGAAGTAACGTGCCTTACGTACCTCTTTCGGCATCTGCACCGTGTGATAATCCCGCGCCCAGCGCGGGTTGCCGCTGGCGCACAGCAAAAATTGGTAATGACGATTGAAAGCGTTTAGCCGTTCCTCTTCATCACGCCGAATGCCGAGCGCTGCCGCAAGGAGGCCCAACAAAGCTGAGCGCGAGGGCAACTCATGACTATGACGCACTTCGCCGGGAGCATCCACGCCCCAGGAAGCCATTGGCCCATGAAGCTGAAAAACCAGATATTGGCTCATAAGCCGCCCCTTACGCGCAGATGAAATCAAGCACGTCTTTCATGCTTCCCTGCTGATTCATAACATCGAAACTGGCTATATCAGTCTGCTGGTCATAAACCTGGTTCATATTTTTATGCAGCGATGTAATGCGCTGTACGGCAACATTCAACTGATCGGTGCCGTTAATGGGTTCATAAAATGCGGCTGCCAGGGAGCGCGGTTGCTCAGTCCCCTTCTCCGCCAGCGCCCAGGAAGCATAGGCACGGCTGGCAAAGCTGTTCTGTTTGCCAGTCGGAGAGACCTTCAGCGCTGCTTCGGTAAAGGCGCGTAGCGTTTTATTCGCCAGTTCCTCATTACCGTTAAGGTTTTTCACCAGCAGATCTTTGTCGATGCAGATATAGGTGTAAAACAGCGCGGAACCAAAGCCGGTTTCGCCCAGGTGCCCAGCACCAGCATCTTCGGATGCAGCACGCAGATCGTCAACAGCGGTAAAAAAATCATCTTCAACAATAGTTTCGCTGACGCCGAACGCGTGCGCGACCTGGCAGGCGGCTTCAACATTGAAGTCTGGTTTATTGGCCAGCATACGACCAAACATCGCAATATCGACGGCCATACGATCGTGGCGCAATAAGGCCAACTCTTCTTCTTTCGGCGCGCGTTTTTCTTCTGCCAGGCGATGTGCCAGCGCCTTTACCGCCTCGAACTCAGCCGGACTGATATGCACCAGTTGCTCGGTTTCAGCATTCGTTAACGGATCTTTTGCTTTCTTATCGGCCTTTACTTTACCGAAACAGCTGGCGATTTTTTCCACATACTCAACCGCTTTTTTGGCATCAATACCGCTTTCCATCAGGATTTGCGCCGCCTCGCGCGCAATGCGCCCGCTGCGAATACCGATATTCCCGGCTAACGCCTGCTCAAACAGTTCCGAGGTGCGCCAGGCACGTTTCAGGCTCTGTGACGAAATACGCAAACGCGTTGCACCGCCAAGCACTACCGTTTTTGGCGCACCGGTGTCGTCACGGTTAAGATTGGCAGCAGGATAGGCGGTTAATAAATGGAGTTGAATAAACGTTGTCATTTGAGAGTCCCTGTTAAACTTTTTCGTTATCGGCGTCGCCGGCCTGGTAGTATTCCAGCGCCCAGCGGATACGGATAAATTCGGTTGGCCGCTGCTGGCGGCGATGGTGGTTCAGCAAATCATCATGTTCCTGACACCAACGGAAAATATCCTCCGCCAGCGAAATCAGGTTGACCGCGCCATTTAACAATTTCACGGCGCGTCGCAGTTGACGTAATAGCTCGTCGGACGTTTTAACTGTCGACAGGCGGGTAAAACGCCGCTCTGACATCACTGGGTTATTGCCCGTCATTTGTCCAAGTTGTGCGGCAAACGTCTGGCGTTCATCAATGGTTTTCACATTCGCCGCCACTGCCGCCGTCAGCGCCAGCGCGGTAAAACGCCACTCCTGCCCTTCGATTTTCCATAACGTATGGGTCTGCATCAGTAGGGAGCGGAACCCTTCTGATAAACAAACGTCATTCACCGTCACGCTGCGTCGCAGACTGGCACGCGCGCCGCGCTTTTCCTGTAATTCTTCATGCCACTGTCGCAGCGTGGCTTTATGATCGTCCTTCACTATATTCATTCAGCAGCCTCCTGCTTTTTTGCCCTGGCGGCTTTTGCGCTTTGTTTTTCCGCCGATGTCGTAAAATACTTTTTCCGCGCCGTCATAATGCGTTTCAGATCGTTACTCTCGTAGGGATTGGTAAAGACGCGGTCATCAAAGTAGCGCCGGGTAAATAACCAGAGTTCCCGTCGCCATTTAGTCAGAAGTTCATCTGGCTCCCCGCCATTTTCAAGATCGCGAATCAGGTTGAGAAAATCCCCCTGTGTCAGGTTCCAGAAATCGATATCGATAAAACTGAAATCACCCCGCGCATCCTTTGCATTGGCAAACCACGCTTCTTTTAGCGCACTGCGCAACAGACTGAGAAGGCGGGCGGCGGTTTGTGTCGCTTTACGTAAATCTGGCATCAGACCTTCCGTCATTAGTAACGGAAAGTGATGTTCATACCAGCAGCGAATTTTCATGTTGTCGAAATCCGCGCCAAACCCCCATAGCCCCGCTTTGACGCCCTTGAGACGACGCGCGTTGAATACTTTAACAACCTGCGCTGGGTATTCTTTATTCGCTTCAGTTTGGTTTTCCTGACTTAACCCCAGCCAGTCGCGCCAGATAAGCCCGCCAGGCTGAGGTTTGACCGAAAAGAATCCACTCCCCTCTTTCACCGGCAAACGGTAGGGCGTCAGTGGATGCCGCCAGCCATCATAATTAACGCCATAGTTCTTAACCGTCATAACGCTAAGCAGATCATCACTATTAGTGCCGCAGATGTCGCAGGCGCCTGACTGTGTGGTCGTAAAATCAAGGCGGATACGACGCGGCATTCCCCAGTACGCCTGAAGCTTATTAACATGCTCTGGCGTCGTAATCGCGCTTGCCTGTTCACTGGTTCGCGTTGCGGCAAGCCACGGGAAAACTGAGGCGTCACAGGCCGCAGGCAACGGCAGATCGGCAGCATCCTGCGGCATGACGTTCAGCCACAGTTTTCTCCACAATGGCGTTTGCCGCTCGCCCTGATACATCTGCAATTCAATCAACGTGGTCATCGGCCCGCCGCCGCGCAAACCGGTGCGATAACCTTTACCACCGGATGGGGCATTAAGCTGCAACGAGAATAGCGCCAGCGCGGCGCAATGCGGACAAAACCGCTCCGTTACGCCACGTTTAACAAAATGGTCTTTATTAAATTTAGTGGTTTGCGCACCGGGGGTTTCCGGCAGTAGCGAAGCAATCGACACCTTTTCGCCAGTTAATGGCTCAAAATCCTGCATAAAAGATGGCGTTTCCGCACCAAACTGAAAGGCATGCTCTAACGGCGCTAGTGCTTCACGCAGCATTGGTTCTGTTAGCCCATCCTCCCAAATATCCTCCCAGCGAGCGCTATTCTTCGGCGCAATACTGCATTGCAGTACACCCAGCAGAAACTGCCAGGCCGCGCCCTGTAAATCAGCTCGCGTTGCGGCGATGTCCACCACGTTTTCATCCGCCAGATCGACGGGAGCCATCTTGCCCATCGAGCCGTCTTTGAAACGAACGGGAAGCCAGCAACTTGTTAGTAGCGAAAAACTTTTCATATAGACTCTTATTACGCCTCCATCTTCCCGGTCAGCCCTTCTGTCGCTGAGTAACCGCATGCAGCTGAGTCCGATACCACAATCACAATGGCAAAATCCTTATTTTGATGTTGTTCAACGCACCACCGGTGAAACGATTCGCCTTCTAAACGTTCAAACTCACCATTATGCTTTTCCCACCAACTCTTGCGCACTCGTAGAGCGCTCATCTCCCACGGATGTTCACCTGGCGCATAAGGAATCAGCACATCGTCCACCACTTTCGCCAGCCACAGCGTAATGGACTCTTCCGCCAGCCGCGTTGACATTTTCTCCGGCAGAAAGTCGCTAATTTCGGCACAATACCCCGGTGCAAAGTTAAGCAACATCTGGCCGGCAAATGCCCGGTCGCAATAAAATTTGCCTTCCTGCAATTGTTCGGTTTTTGCAAATCCAGCCGGCATGTCAACATCATCGCCGTAAACCGACTCAATTAACAATCGGGCAGATTGCGGCATCCGAATGGCCCCCTGTTCACGTAATATGCGCTGTGTCAGCCACATCCGCCCATGATCGGGATAGACGTAGGCACTGTTGCGCATGGCGCTGGATAACCAGTTTTCTCGCGGCGCATCATCCCATTCCGGAGCGAGAATGCGCAGCACTGGCACCTCTCGCTCATCCAGCCCGTTCGTTTTCACCAGCCCGCTACGATCACGGAGATGGCGCTGCAACCGACCAGCCCGCTGAATCAATAAATCTACCGGCGCTAAATCAGAGATCATTTCATCGCAATCGATATCCAGACTTTGTTCGATGACCTGAGTGGCGATAATGACTTTACCTGCGCGTTGCGCCCCGCTCTGTTTACCAAAGAGGTCCAGCGTCTGCATTTCAATCCGCTGACGATCATGAAAAGCAAAGCGACTATGGAAGAGTAAAAGGTTTTCCGCAGCGATGGTTTTACTCAACAGAAGTTGGCGATAGATACGAATCGCATCATCAACGGAGTTACGTATCCAGGCGATACAGCTTCCTTTTTTCACCGCCTCCCCGATATACTCAAGACACGACGCTTCGCTGTGCAGCCAGCCAATATTTACGCTACGCTCGACCTCTTTGCGTGTGTCAATATGCTGCGAAATGAGCTCATTTTGTGTTACTTGAGTCAGCCATGGGTAATCATCATGCCCCAGCAGCGGCGCTTGCACGCTGCGCTTCACGCCACGGGAAAACGCCGCCACCAGCTTATCTCGCTGCTGCTGAGATAGCGTTGCGGATAACAGAATCGTGGCGTTGCCATTACTGGCCTGACATTCAATGAGTCCCTCCAGTATCCGGGACATCCAGGCATCACAGGCATGGATCTCATCCGCCAGTAAAATCTTATTGCTGAGCCCCAGTAACCGTAGGTTGTTATGTTTAAATGGCATTACCGCCATCATCGCCTGATCCAAAGTGCCCACGCCAACCTCCGCCAACAGCGCTTTTTTATTGCTGTCGGTAAACCAGGCGGCACAGCCCTGGCTATAAGGCGACGCGTCATCAGGCTCTTCCGTACCGGAAAGACTGGCCGACCATATAGACTGGTTAAAACGATCCATTAAATGACGTGCGCTATGTGCCAGCACCAGGCTGGGACGAGAATCCGGCTGATACAGCGCCAGCCAGCTATTTGCCATGCGTTCAAACATCGCGTTGGCTGTCGCCATTGTCGGCAGCCCAAAATAGAGCCCTTGCGCTTTACCTGCCGCCATCAGCCGATGGGCCAGGATAAGCGCCGCCTCTGTTTTTCCGGCCCCGGTGACATCTTCCAGAATAAAGAGCTGGGCACCATCCACGTGAATATCCAGCGTTAGCGCTTTTTGTTGTAGCGGCGTGGGATGCTGAATAAAAGGAAAAAGCGTTTCTATACCCGTAAAGGCAGATACATTCGCCGCAGTGGGAAAAAGCGTAATGGCCTTCCGCGCTTTAATGAGCGCCTGTTGCCAGTACATCTCGACCGGCATTTTTTCCGCCATCCGCGGAAAATAATGGCTGGCAGATCCTGTCCAGTCCGCCAATACCACCGTAGCGGAAATAAACCAGGAAAGTTGTTGAAATTGGGCAATACCTTCATCTTCATCCCAGGCTTCAGGAAGGGTAATTAAGGGGAAAAGCGCTTTTATTTTAAGAAGGAACTCTCTTGCCGCATCTTTATCCTGCTGACGAAAATGATCCACTTCCGGAATTGCATCTGGAGGGCGTCCATGATGACCTGTTGTGACAGGCATCCAAAGCGTCATAACACGTTTACTTTTACGTACTGAAAGCGAAGAAGGAGGGAATAACTCGGGGCATTCACTTAACCAGGTGTTCCATAACCAGTACCCCAGCGTGGTATGTGGGATTTTCTCATAGTGTCCTGGAGGCTCATTAAAAATATTTAAATCCTCGTGCCGGTAAAGCTGCTGAAAGGAATGCGCAAATTTTCCAATATCATGCCAACATAAAATCCAGGCAAAAAATTGCGCTGCCTGTTCGTTATCCTGAAGCCCTAATTTTTTCAGATAGTGGTCAATAAAATAAATATTATTTTTCACCATCCAGTAACCCACAGCCGCGACGTCTAATGAATGCCAACAAAGCAAATGATAGTCATCGCCGCCGCTGGCCTCTCCCTGCCTGGACTTTCCCCAATAGTGATATATCAACAGGTTTATCCCCAGCATCATAATAAAAAAATACCCTATGCCTTTTTAAGGTGTTTTTATTTGATACACCTCACGAAAATTGCACTTATTCAAATGATATGTATCGCCTTACCTTTATATATATTAGTGAGGAATTCACCTTGTAAATGTTTGTTATAAAGCTCATGAGATTTATTTTAAGAAATAATCAGAAACCTCTTTTAATGGACTGTTCCCTGCCTAAATTAAACTTTAAAAAAATGTCCCTTCCAGACGAAAGATATACCTTTTGTCTGATTTAGTGTCGTCTCAAAGGATTGGCAACAGTAAATTTGCTGTAATTTATCTTGCCGACCCGATGCTCTCATACCATCAATGCTGACTGATTTAATAAAAGTAGAGCGAAGAGCCGGTGTCATTAACGTCGATGTTAAATAATATCAATTTGAAGGAACAGATTATGCCAGTCACCTTACACTTCGGTAATCAGCAAAATTATATGCTTAATGAAACCCGGCTTGCTCAGCTGTTAAGCGCAGATAAAGAAAAAGCAACACATAGAGGATATTGGAATAAATTACAAGACCACTTTACATCAGAAAAACAGGATCATGCCCTGGAAGTGTTACACGGCATGCTTTACGGACACGCTCGTAATGAACCTGGAGAGATGGAGATTAACGTCGAGGGTATGAGTAAAATCTACGCGTTTAAGCATTTACAACGCTTAGCCTGCCCTGCTGACCAGGACCTGTTCAGGATCCAGATGGATGCCTCTCAGACGCAATTGTTATTTATGATCGGCGACACAGTGATTAGTCAAAGCAGTATTCAGGATACCCTTAACCTCTCAGAGAATGCAGTAGTAAAATCTATGGATAGAGCGGAAAGAGAGCTATTTTTAAAAATATGCGAGATGATAGGCTCGACGATAACGTGGCACGCAGATTTACTTCAGGGGTCGGCATCCACGCTAAGAAAAGAAGTGGCAGGCAATGCCCAAATTAAAGAGGCAGTTTATAAAATGATGCGTCCTGATGAGGCTCCCGATCACCGGTTAGTAGAATGGCGGGGTTCACTCACTGAAAAAGAAGAATCGATACTAGCCTGTATTAATGCAGACTCCTTTGATATTATTACTCAGTTTTGCAAATTAGGTTATCGGGAAGTGCAAAGTGAGGTTTCTTTTTTCATGATACATCCATGCATCACTTATTTATTACATAGCTATTCACCGATCACAGAATTTAAAGAAACAAACACAGCCTTTTTAAATAACTTCAATCAAGATTATGATAACTATCACTCAAACAAAAGGGATATTGACCCTATTCTTGAAGAGATATATCTGACACATGAACATTCTTTGCATATTGGTAAAAATAACTGTAGTCGCAATATATTAATGTTATAATGAGAGATAGTAAAGTAAACGATATTAAATCCGGCAAATATAATTGCCTGCCGGATTTTTTATAATATCTATGATATAACCTAAGGACGATCAGCCTTCATGCAGCCCGCATTCACGTTTCAGCCCAAAGAAACGCGTCTCTTCTTCCGCCATGCCAGGTTCCCATTTACGAGTGGTGTGGGTGTCGCCTACTGACAGATACCCCTGATCCCACAGCGGATGGTACTTGAGTCCGTGCTTTTGCAGATACTGGAAGACCGTACGATTATCCCAGTCGATAATCGGCAGCACCTTAAAGACGCCGCGCTGAATCGCCAGCACCGGCAGTGTGGCGCGACTGCCGGACTGTTCGCGACGCAGGCCCGCAAACCAGGTTTGCGCGCTTAATTCGTGCAACGCCCGGTTCAGTGGCTCGACTTTGTTGATGTCGTTATATTTCTCAATGCCTTCAATGCCTTGTTCCCACAGCTTACCGTAGCGTGCTTCCTGCCATGCCGCGCTCTCTTTGGCACGGTAAACCTTAAGGTTCAAATTGAGTTTTTCCGTTAACTCATCGATAAACTGATAGGTTTCAGCAAACAAATAGCCCGTATCTGTCAGAATCACCGGAATGCCGGGATACACCTGATTCACCAGATGGAGGCTCACCGCAGCCTGAATGCCAAAACTTGAAGAGAGTACGTATTCGCCAGGCAGATTTTCCAGCGCCCAGACGATACGCTCTTCCGCACTCAGAGTTTCCAGTGCGGCATTGGTTTCTGCCAGCGCCAGCACGCGATCCACTTTTGGCCGTTCATTCAGGGCGCTTAGAGAGAGTTTGGCCATAGATTCCTCACTGTTTGTCTTGCCTGATGGCGCTACGCTTATCAGGCCTACGTTTATGCCAGGCCGCATGACTCCATCCGGTGTTATTCCCAGAAATCCCGCGCGGGATCAAGCACCGGGCGAACGATGCCCGCACGCACCGTAAAGTCGCCGAAGCCTTCACCCGCTTCACGCTCTTTCGCCCAGCGCCCGATCAGTTCATCCAGCGAGGCCAGAATGTCCGACTCGGTAATGTTCTCTTTATACATTCGCGGGATACGTGTCCCGATACGGTTGCCTCCCAGATGCAGGTTATAACGGCCCGGCGCTTTCCCCACCAGCCCCACTTCCGCCAGCATGGCGCGGCCACAGCCGTTCGGGCAGCCCGTTACACGTAGAACAATGTGCTCATCGCTCACGCCGTGACTCGCCATGATTGCCTCCACCTTATCAATGAACGTTGGCAGGAAGCGTTCGGCCTCTGCCATCGCCAGCGGGCAG
The Salmonella bongori NCTC 12419 DNA segment above includes these coding regions:
- the cas6e gene encoding type I-E CRISPR-associated protein Cas6/Cse3/CasE, with the translated sequence MYLSRITLHTSELSPAQLLHLVERGEYVMHQWLWELFPGGKERQFLYRREELQGAFRFFVLSQEQPAASAIFDVQTRPFVPTLSAGQTLRFNLRANPTVCKNGKRHDLLMEAKRQRKMQGDSQDIWPYQQQAALAWLARQGEQNGFSLRQASVEAYRQQQLRREKSRQMIQFSSVDYTGVLVITDPVLFLQRLAQGYGKSRAFGCGMMMIKPGDDA
- the cas5e gene encoding type I-E CRISPR-associated protein Cas5/CasD, translated to MSQYLVFQLHGPMASWGVDAPGEVRHSHELPSRSALLGLLAAALGIRRDEEERLNAFNRHYQFLLCASGNPRWARDYHTVQMPKEVRKARYFSRREELQDPELLSALISRRDYYTDAWWMIAVSATPDAPYTLAQLQTSLQHPVFPLYLGRKSHPLALPLAPQLLEGRAADVLREAYRRYQDQFNALKLTLPRLQNECWWEGEHDGLTANKILRRRDMPLSRQQWLFGERSVNQGPWLRKEDACISQE
- the cas7e gene encoding type I-E CRISPR-associated protein Cas7/Cse4/CasC; amino-acid sequence: MTTFIQLHLLTAYPAANLNRDDTGAPKTVVLGGATRLRISSQSLKRAWRTSELFEQALAGNIGIRSGRIAREAAQILMESGIDAKKAVEYVEKIASCFGKVKADKKAKDPLTNAETEQLVHISPAEFEAVKALAHRLAEEKRAPKEEELALLRHDRMAVDIAMFGRMLANKPDFNVEAACQVAHAFGVSETIVEDDFFTAVDDLRAASEDAGAGHLGETGFGSALFYTYICIDKDLLVKNLNGNEELANKTLRAFTEAALKVSPTGKQNSFASRAYASWALAEKGTEQPRSLAAAFYEPINGTDQLNVAVQRITSLHKNMNQVYDQQTDIASFDVMNQQGSMKDVLDFICA
- the casB gene encoding type I-E CRISPR-associated protein Cse2/CasB; the protein is MNIVKDDHKATLRQWHEELQEKRGARASLRRSVTVNDVCLSEGFRSLLMQTHTLWKIEGQEWRFTALALTAAVAANVKTIDERQTFAAQLGQMTGNNPVMSERRFTRLSTVKTSDELLRQLRRAVKLLNGAVNLISLAEDIFRWCQEHDDLLNHHRRQQRPTEFIRIRWALEYYQAGDADNEKV
- the casA gene encoding type I-E CRISPR-associated protein Cse1/CasA — encoded protein: MKSFSLLTSCWLPVRFKDGSMGKMAPVDLADENVVDIAATRADLQGAAWQFLLGVLQCSIAPKNSARWEDIWEDGLTEPMLREALAPLEHAFQFGAETPSFMQDFEPLTGEKVSIASLLPETPGAQTTKFNKDHFVKRGVTERFCPHCAALALFSLQLNAPSGGKGYRTGLRGGGPMTTLIELQMYQGERQTPLWRKLWLNVMPQDAADLPLPAACDASVFPWLAATRTSEQASAITTPEHVNKLQAYWGMPRRIRLDFTTTQSGACDICGTNSDDLLSVMTVKNYGVNYDGWRHPLTPYRLPVKEGSGFFSVKPQPGGLIWRDWLGLSQENQTEANKEYPAQVVKVFNARRLKGVKAGLWGFGADFDNMKIRCWYEHHFPLLMTEGLMPDLRKATQTAARLLSLLRSALKEAWFANAKDARGDFSFIDIDFWNLTQGDFLNLIRDLENGGEPDELLTKWRRELWLFTRRYFDDRVFTNPYESNDLKRIMTARKKYFTTSAEKQSAKAARAKKQEAAE
- a CDS encoding CRISPR-associated helicase/endonuclease Cas3 → MLGINLLIYHYWGKSRQGEASGGDDYHLLCWHSLDVAAVGYWMVKNNIYFIDHYLKKLGLQDNEQAAQFFAWILCWHDIGKFAHSFQQLYRHEDLNIFNEPPGHYEKIPHTTLGYWLWNTWLSECPELFPPSSLSVRKSKRVMTLWMPVTTGHHGRPPDAIPEVDHFRQQDKDAAREFLLKIKALFPLITLPEAWDEDEGIAQFQQLSWFISATVVLADWTGSASHYFPRMAEKMPVEMYWQQALIKARKAITLFPTAANVSAFTGIETLFPFIQHPTPLQQKALTLDIHVDGAQLFILEDVTGAGKTEAALILAHRLMAAGKAQGLYFGLPTMATANAMFERMANSWLALYQPDSRPSLVLAHSARHLMDRFNQSIWSASLSGTEEPDDASPYSQGCAAWFTDSNKKALLAEVGVGTLDQAMMAVMPFKHNNLRLLGLSNKILLADEIHACDAWMSRILEGLIECQASNGNATILLSATLSQQQRDKLVAAFSRGVKRSVQAPLLGHDDYPWLTQVTQNELISQHIDTRKEVERSVNIGWLHSEASCLEYIGEAVKKGSCIAWIRNSVDDAIRIYRQLLLSKTIAAENLLLFHSRFAFHDRQRIEMQTLDLFGKQSGAQRAGKVIIATQVIEQSLDIDCDEMISDLAPVDLLIQRAGRLQRHLRDRSGLVKTNGLDEREVPVLRILAPEWDDAPRENWLSSAMRNSAYVYPDHGRMWLTQRILREQGAIRMPQSARLLIESVYGDDVDMPAGFAKTEQLQEGKFYCDRAFAGQMLLNFAPGYCAEISDFLPEKMSTRLAEESITLWLAKVVDDVLIPYAPGEHPWEMSALRVRKSWWEKHNGEFERLEGESFHRWCVEQHQNKDFAIVIVVSDSAACGYSATEGLTGKMEA
- the sopD gene encoding SPI-1 type III secretion system effector SopD, which encodes MPVTLHFGNQQNYMLNETRLAQLLSADKEKATHRGYWNKLQDHFTSEKQDHALEVLHGMLYGHARNEPGEMEINVEGMSKIYAFKHLQRLACPADQDLFRIQMDASQTQLLFMIGDTVISQSSIQDTLNLSENAVVKSMDRAERELFLKICEMIGSTITWHADLLQGSASTLRKEVAGNAQIKEAVYKMMRPDEAPDHRLVEWRGSLTEKEESILACINADSFDIITQFCKLGYREVQSEVSFFMIHPCITYLLHSYSPITEFKETNTAFLNNFNQDYDNYHSNKRDIDPILEEIYLTHEHSLHIGKNNCSRNILML
- the cysH gene encoding phosphoadenosine phosphosulfate reductase — its product is MAKLSLSALNERPKVDRVLALAETNAALETLSAEERIVWALENLPGEYVLSSSFGIQAAVSLHLVNQVYPGIPVILTDTGYLFAETYQFIDELTEKLNLNLKVYRAKESAAWQEARYGKLWEQGIEGIEKYNDINKVEPLNRALHELSAQTWFAGLRREQSGSRATLPVLAIQRGVFKVLPIIDWDNRTVFQYLQKHGLKYHPLWDQGYLSVGDTHTTRKWEPGMAEEETRFFGLKRECGLHEG